The following proteins come from a genomic window of Corallococcus sp. NCRR:
- the pnp gene encoding polyribonucleotide nucleotidyltransferase — protein MLKKSVKIGENELSIETGRLAKQADGSVVVRYGDTMLLVTAVSAREKKDIDFLPLTVEYQEKLYSAGRIPGSYFKREGRLTEKETLASRLVDRSCRPLFPEGYAYETQVIASVISADPENEGDIHGITGASAALWVSDIPFNGPIAGIRVGRVGGQFVANPTAKQREQSDLDLVMAVSREAIVMVEGGAEEVSEADMVAALEFGRQNAQPALDLQDQLRTELKKQVRAYDKPATIDEGLRNQVRELALEGVKAGYAIKEKGARYEALSKTKKAAIAALKEKMGAEFTPLVEKHAKQVIEDLKYDHMRELTVNGGRIGDRPHNVVRSITNEVGVLPRTHGSAVFTRGETQALVVVTLGTSEDEQRLELLSGQAFKRFMLHYNFPPFSVNETKPLRGPGRREVGHGALAERALRNMIPASDSFPYTVRLVSEILESNGSSSMASVCGGTLALMDAGVPIKAPVAGIAMGLVKEGEKIAILSDILGDEDHLGDMDFKVCGTSKGITSIQMDIKITGLTTEIMSRALEQARQGREHILAEMAKTLSAPRKEISQFAPRITTIQIRPEFIKNVIGPGGKVIKDIIARTGAAINIEDTGRVDIASANGEAVKAAIAMIQALTREAEIGKIYTGTVRKIAEFGAFVELFPGTDGLIHISELSDKRVKSVSDVLSEGDEVLVKVVSIDKTGKIRLSRKEAMAERATAQGTPPAAPAPAAPTPDAKA, from the coding sequence ATGTTGAAGAAGAGCGTCAAGATTGGTGAGAACGAGCTGAGCATCGAGACGGGCCGCCTGGCCAAGCAGGCCGACGGTTCCGTGGTGGTCCGCTACGGCGACACCATGCTGCTCGTCACCGCGGTGAGCGCGCGGGAGAAGAAGGACATCGACTTCCTGCCCCTCACGGTGGAGTACCAGGAGAAGCTGTACTCGGCGGGCCGCATCCCCGGCAGCTACTTCAAGCGCGAGGGCCGTCTGACGGAGAAGGAGACGCTGGCCTCCCGTCTGGTGGACCGCTCCTGCCGTCCGCTGTTCCCGGAAGGCTACGCCTACGAGACGCAGGTCATCGCGTCCGTCATCTCCGCGGATCCGGAGAACGAGGGTGACATCCACGGCATCACCGGCGCCTCCGCGGCGCTGTGGGTGTCGGACATCCCGTTCAACGGCCCCATCGCGGGCATCCGCGTGGGCCGCGTGGGCGGCCAGTTCGTGGCCAATCCCACCGCGAAGCAGCGTGAGCAGAGCGACCTGGACCTCGTCATGGCGGTGAGCCGCGAGGCCATCGTGATGGTGGAGGGTGGCGCGGAGGAGGTCAGCGAGGCGGACATGGTGGCGGCGCTGGAGTTCGGCCGTCAGAACGCCCAGCCCGCGCTGGACCTGCAGGACCAGCTGCGCACGGAGCTGAAGAAGCAGGTCCGCGCCTACGACAAGCCCGCCACCATCGACGAGGGCCTGCGCAACCAGGTCCGCGAGCTGGCGCTGGAGGGAGTGAAGGCCGGCTACGCCATCAAGGAGAAGGGCGCGCGCTACGAGGCGCTCTCCAAGACCAAGAAGGCGGCGATCGCGGCGCTCAAGGAGAAGATGGGCGCGGAGTTCACCCCGCTGGTGGAGAAGCACGCCAAGCAGGTCATCGAGGACCTGAAGTACGACCACATGCGTGAGCTCACCGTGAACGGTGGCCGCATCGGTGACCGTCCGCACAACGTGGTGCGCTCCATCACCAACGAGGTGGGCGTGCTGCCCCGCACGCACGGCAGCGCGGTGTTCACCCGCGGCGAGACGCAGGCGCTCGTGGTCGTCACGCTGGGCACCAGCGAGGACGAGCAGCGGCTGGAGCTGCTCAGCGGCCAGGCCTTCAAGCGCTTCATGCTGCACTACAACTTCCCGCCGTTCAGCGTGAACGAGACCAAGCCCCTGCGCGGCCCCGGCCGTCGCGAGGTCGGTCACGGCGCCCTGGCGGAGCGCGCGTTGCGCAACATGATTCCGGCCAGCGACTCGTTCCCGTACACGGTGCGTCTGGTGTCCGAGATTCTCGAGTCCAACGGCTCGTCCTCCATGGCGTCCGTGTGCGGTGGCACGCTGGCGCTGATGGACGCGGGCGTGCCCATCAAGGCGCCGGTGGCCGGCATCGCCATGGGCCTGGTGAAGGAGGGTGAGAAGATCGCCATCCTGTCCGACATCCTCGGTGACGAGGATCACCTGGGCGACATGGACTTCAAGGTCTGCGGCACGTCCAAGGGCATCACGTCCATCCAGATGGACATCAAGATCACCGGCCTGACCACGGAGATCATGAGCCGCGCGCTGGAGCAGGCGCGTCAGGGCCGCGAGCACATCCTGGCGGAGATGGCGAAGACGCTGAGCGCGCCGCGCAAGGAGATCAGCCAGTTCGCGCCGCGCATCACGACCATCCAGATCCGTCCGGAGTTCATCAAGAACGTCATCGGGCCGGGTGGCAAGGTGATCAAGGACATCATCGCCCGCACGGGCGCGGCCATCAACATCGAGGACACCGGCCGCGTGGACATCGCCAGCGCGAACGGCGAGGCGGTGAAGGCGGCCATCGCGATGATCCAGGCGCTCACGCGTGAGGCGGAGATCGGGAAGATCTACACGGGCACCGTCCGGAAGATCGCCGAGTTCGGCGCCTTCGTGGAGCTGTTCCCGGGCACCGACGGCCTCATCCACATCTCCGAGCTGTCCGACAAGCGCGTGAAGAGCGTGTCGGACGTGCTGAGCGAGGGCGACGAGGTGCTGGTGAAGGTCGTCAGCATCGACAAGACGGGCAAGATCCGCCTGTCGCGCAAGGAGGCCATGGCCGAGCGCGCCACCGCGCAGGGCACGCCCCCCGCGGCCCCCGCCCCGGCCGCCCCGACGCCGGACGCGAAGGCCTGA
- the rpsO gene encoding 30S ribosomal protein S15 → MSLHQERKSELVTKFRTHESDTGSPEVQVALLSERINMLTEHFKTHKKDHHSRRGLLKLVGQRRRMLDYLKSKDVARYKKLIEGLGIRK, encoded by the coding sequence ATGTCGTTGCATCAGGAACGCAAGAGCGAGCTGGTCACGAAGTTCCGCACCCACGAGTCCGACACCGGCTCGCCCGAGGTGCAGGTGGCGCTGCTGTCCGAGCGCATCAACATGCTCACCGAGCACTTCAAGACCCACAAGAAGGACCACCACTCCCGCCGCGGTCTGCTGAAGCTGGTCGGTCAGCGCCGCCGCATGCTGGACTACCTCAAGTCCAAGGACGTGGCCCGCTACAAGAAGCTCATCGAGGGCCTCGGCATCCGCAAGTAG
- the truB gene encoding tRNA pseudouridine(55) synthase TruB yields MDGVLVIDKPLGPTSFDVVRQVRGLLKVKKAGHTGTLDPMATGVLPVCLGEATKVAGIITEGDKAYDAVVRLGIETDTQDAQGKPTAQAPVPPLTAALLETVLARFRGTFDQVPPMYSAVKVAGKRLYELARAGEEVERAARTVTVHELVLRDFSADRLTLSVRCTKGFYVRTLAYDLGRALGCGAHLEALRRTMSGPFTLARALPLGELVSLSREAVAGRLVSLADALTDLPVVRVNAEEARRVLHGVPVEVAPVPGRVRVLGPDDALLAMAEVVGGRLRYHRVFN; encoded by the coding sequence ATGGACGGCGTTCTCGTCATCGACAAGCCCCTGGGCCCCACGTCCTTCGACGTGGTCCGTCAGGTGCGTGGCCTGCTGAAGGTGAAGAAGGCGGGCCACACGGGCACGCTGGACCCCATGGCCACCGGCGTGCTGCCGGTGTGCCTGGGCGAGGCCACCAAGGTCGCCGGCATCATCACGGAGGGCGACAAGGCCTACGACGCCGTGGTGCGGCTGGGCATCGAGACGGACACCCAGGACGCCCAGGGCAAGCCCACGGCCCAGGCCCCGGTGCCCCCGCTGACGGCCGCGCTCCTGGAGACGGTGCTCGCCCGGTTCCGGGGCACCTTCGATCAGGTGCCGCCCATGTACTCGGCGGTGAAGGTCGCCGGGAAGCGGCTCTACGAGCTGGCGCGCGCCGGGGAAGAGGTGGAGCGGGCGGCCCGCACCGTCACCGTGCATGAGCTGGTGCTGCGCGACTTCTCCGCGGACCGGCTGACCCTGTCCGTGCGCTGCACCAAGGGCTTCTACGTGCGCACGCTGGCGTACGACCTGGGCCGCGCCCTGGGCTGCGGGGCGCACCTGGAGGCCCTGCGGCGCACCATGAGCGGCCCCTTCACCCTGGCGCGCGCGCTGCCCCTGGGGGAGCTGGTGTCCCTGTCCCGCGAGGCGGTGGCCGGGCGGCTGGTGTCGCTGGCGGACGCGCTGACGGACCTGCCGGTGGTCCGGGTGAACGCGGAGGAGGCCCGGCGGGTGCTGCACGGCGTCCCCGTGGAGGTCGCCCCCGTGCCCGGCCGGGTGCGGGTGCTGGGCCCGGATGACGCGCTGCTCGCCATGGCGGAGGTCGTGGGCGGGCGGCTGCGCTACCACCGGGTGTTCAACTGA
- the rbfA gene encoding 30S ribosome-binding factor RbfA yields the protein MTTHARPERVGQEIQAAIGALLTRGELRDPRIGFITITGVKVSPDLRVAKVFYSMLGTDQEKADTQKGLDAAKGFVRREVTSAVNLRVSPEIFFAFDASVGEGDKIDRLLREVRGKEGW from the coding sequence ATGACGACGCATGCACGACCCGAGCGCGTGGGGCAGGAAATCCAGGCGGCCATCGGCGCCCTGCTGACGCGGGGGGAATTGCGCGACCCGCGCATCGGCTTCATCACCATCACCGGCGTGAAGGTGTCGCCGGACCTGCGGGTGGCGAAGGTGTTCTATTCGATGCTGGGCACGGACCAGGAGAAGGCGGACACGCAGAAGGGCCTGGACGCGGCCAAGGGCTTCGTGCGCCGCGAGGTGACGTCCGCCGTCAACCTGCGCGTGTCGCCGGAAATCTTCTTCGCCTTCGACGCGTCCGTCGGCGAGGGCGATAAGATCGACCGGCTCCTGCGCGAGGTGCGCGGCAAGGAAGGCTGGTAG
- a CDS encoding DUF503 domain-containing protein: protein MFVGVARLTLQIPESASLKSKRQVLRRVTDRVKARFNVAVAEVDDQDLWQKASVALAVVGNERPHVDEQLEKIIHFIEEMYVAPLMARETEILAFGDTLYSDKRPTGFRAPAKVPEPEDEDAHLSPEDAHAHSEAAIARFLRNDRSLAEAEGLGSWEQRHEGAGPGPGTSRPTGDGGTLNLDDARAKARALRNPRDWEKK from the coding sequence ATGTTCGTGGGAGTCGCACGCCTCACCCTCCAGATTCCGGAGAGCGCCTCGCTGAAGTCCAAGCGGCAGGTGCTCCGCCGGGTGACGGACCGGGTGAAGGCCCGCTTCAACGTGGCCGTCGCGGAGGTGGACGACCAGGACCTCTGGCAGAAGGCGTCGGTGGCCCTGGCCGTGGTGGGCAACGAGCGTCCGCACGTGGATGAGCAGTTGGAGAAGATCATCCACTTCATCGAAGAGATGTACGTCGCTCCGCTGATGGCCCGGGAGACGGAGATCCTGGCCTTCGGGGATACGCTCTATTCGGACAAGAGGCCCACGGGCTTCCGCGCCCCGGCGAAGGTGCCGGAACCGGAGGACGAGGACGCCCACCTGTCTCCCGAGGACGCTCACGCGCACTCGGAGGCGGCGATTGCCCGCTTCCTGCGCAACGACCGCTCGCTGGCGGAGGCGGAGGGGCTGGGGTCGTGGGAGCAGCGGCACGAGGGCGCGGGCCCCGGGCCCGGAACCTCCCGGCCCACGGGGGACGGTGGAACGCTGAATCTGGACGACGCGCGGGCCAAGGCCCGGGCGCTGCGAAACCCGCGAGACTGGGAGAAGAAATGA
- the infB gene encoding translation initiation factor IF-2, producing MSKKRVHEIAKELKSHGIELDNKEVVTELAGLGYDVKSHSSSLDDDQATAAVQKILDKRKPKQAAPPVAAKGFVVRRKVGPPAGASAPESQDAYSQANEPAYEPEPEPQVGAPMEQEPQQAPVAMEPPPTAVEQAPVARTPEAPAVTAPPPEATVASIAAAPEAPSAPEAPATPPVAATATPPVTPPSTPPPAAVVETPRAAEPTPATATPRSPTQESPRLPNPPTRSPVPPTARTPSSTSTSATVISRGPGYVQRPGSTGGRPGGPPGSRPGGPGGPGSRPGGPGSRPGAPMQGRPGGPPMNRPGAPMQARPGQTGPVRPSSPPTAAGGATPVQPTGPTIMVGGVPHAQVAPTPGAQARPTATQAVVISRPLIQVRRVTPTTTQAKQYPMAPGRTALGTEKREYKVVPDHLGRGRELVDVSKNKERGQRKRTGPETTSVSKQELSDMVWGRIQIPVRGKKRKPTKKGAKTQITQMAEEKKVIKLQEGISVSDLGQRMGIRTAELIKKLMGMQKMATANQILDADTAELIATDYHWKVERVGFEVEDYLPEVEAKAEDERPRPPVVTIMGHVDHGKTSLLDAIRQASVAAGEAGGITQHIGAYSVSTARGDVTFLDTPGHEAFTSMRARGANVTDIVVLVVAADDGVMPQTIEAIKHAKQAEVPIVVAINKMDVPGANPDRVKKDLASQELVPEEWGGDTIMVPVSAKTKMNLDLLLENLALQAEVLELTANPSRPSVGAIVEAKLERGRGPVATVLVQEGTLKLGDAIVTGTHYGRVRAMNNSRGEAVKEVKPGYCAEVVGLSGVPTAGDAINVVSDEKAAKQIADHRGMKERQAELSKVSRESLDQLFAKTKAGGGPKELRVIIKADVQGSAEAVRQAVEKLTTHKVRVVIIDAGVGAITETDVMRAAASKGVVLGFNVKPESGSEAAAKAQQVTLQSYSIIYELIDGVRTEMEGLLEPIRTERKLGRAEVRNTFNVPKLGTIAGAAVLDGVMKRGSFVRLMRENKQLFSGKMASLRRFKDDVKEVAQGFECGIGIENFNDLKAGDIIEAYEIEETRQSLS from the coding sequence ATGTCGAAGAAGCGCGTTCACGAAATCGCCAAGGAGCTCAAGAGCCACGGGATTGAGCTCGACAACAAAGAGGTTGTGACCGAGCTCGCCGGGCTGGGTTACGACGTCAAGAGCCACTCGTCCTCCCTGGACGATGACCAGGCCACCGCCGCGGTCCAGAAGATCCTGGACAAGCGCAAGCCCAAGCAGGCAGCCCCGCCCGTCGCCGCCAAGGGCTTCGTGGTGCGCCGCAAGGTCGGTCCTCCCGCGGGCGCCTCCGCCCCGGAGAGCCAGGACGCCTACTCACAGGCGAACGAGCCCGCCTACGAGCCGGAGCCCGAGCCTCAGGTCGGGGCCCCCATGGAGCAGGAGCCGCAGCAGGCGCCTGTCGCCATGGAGCCGCCGCCCACCGCCGTGGAGCAGGCCCCCGTGGCCCGCACCCCGGAGGCCCCGGCCGTGACGGCCCCGCCTCCGGAGGCGACCGTCGCCTCCATCGCCGCTGCCCCGGAGGCGCCGTCCGCGCCCGAGGCTCCGGCCACCCCGCCTGTTGCCGCAACCGCCACCCCGCCCGTGACGCCGCCCTCCACCCCGCCTCCCGCGGCCGTGGTGGAGACGCCCCGGGCCGCCGAGCCGACCCCGGCCACGGCGACACCGCGCAGTCCTACGCAGGAGAGTCCCCGCTTGCCCAACCCCCCTACGCGCTCGCCGGTCCCGCCCACCGCACGGACGCCTTCTTCCACGTCGACGTCCGCGACGGTCATCTCCCGAGGTCCCGGCTACGTGCAGCGTCCGGGTTCCACGGGCGGGCGCCCTGGTGGGCCGCCGGGCAGCCGTCCGGGTGGTCCGGGTGGTCCCGGCAGCCGTCCGGGTGGGCCTGGCAGCCGTCCTGGCGCGCCCATGCAGGGCCGTCCGGGTGGGCCGCCCATGAACCGTCCTGGCGCGCCCATGCAGGCGCGTCCGGGCCAGACGGGGCCGGTGCGTCCGTCCTCGCCCCCCACGGCCGCTGGCGGCGCCACGCCGGTCCAGCCGACCGGCCCGACCATCATGGTCGGCGGCGTCCCGCACGCCCAGGTCGCGCCCACGCCGGGCGCCCAGGCGCGCCCCACGGCCACCCAGGCCGTGGTGATTTCGCGTCCGCTCATCCAGGTCCGCCGCGTCACGCCCACCACGACCCAGGCCAAGCAGTACCCCATGGCCCCGGGCCGCACGGCGCTCGGCACGGAGAAGCGCGAGTACAAGGTCGTCCCGGATCACCTGGGCCGCGGCCGCGAGCTGGTGGACGTCTCCAAGAACAAGGAGCGTGGCCAGCGCAAGCGCACGGGTCCTGAGACGACCAGCGTGTCCAAGCAGGAGCTGTCGGACATGGTCTGGGGCCGCATCCAGATCCCCGTCCGCGGCAAGAAGCGCAAGCCCACGAAGAAGGGCGCCAAGACGCAGATCACCCAGATGGCCGAGGAGAAGAAGGTCATCAAGCTCCAGGAGGGCATCAGCGTCTCCGACCTGGGGCAGCGCATGGGCATCCGCACCGCGGAGCTCATCAAGAAGCTGATGGGCATGCAGAAGATGGCCACGGCGAACCAGATCCTGGACGCCGACACCGCGGAGCTCATCGCCACCGACTACCACTGGAAGGTCGAGCGCGTCGGCTTCGAGGTGGAGGACTACCTGCCTGAGGTCGAGGCCAAGGCCGAGGACGAGCGTCCCCGTCCGCCGGTGGTCACCATCATGGGCCACGTCGACCACGGCAAGACGAGCCTCCTGGACGCCATCCGCCAGGCCAGCGTGGCCGCGGGCGAGGCGGGCGGCATCACCCAGCACATCGGCGCGTACAGCGTTTCCACCGCGCGCGGCGACGTCACGTTCCTGGACACCCCGGGTCACGAGGCCTTCACGTCCATGCGCGCCCGTGGCGCCAACGTGACGGACATCGTGGTGCTGGTGGTGGCCGCGGACGACGGCGTGATGCCCCAGACCATCGAGGCCATCAAGCACGCCAAGCAGGCGGAGGTGCCCATCGTCGTCGCCATCAACAAGATGGACGTCCCGGGCGCCAACCCCGACCGCGTGAAGAAGGACCTCGCGAGCCAGGAGCTGGTGCCGGAAGAGTGGGGCGGCGACACCATCATGGTGCCCGTCTCCGCGAAGACGAAGATGAACCTGGATCTCCTCCTGGAGAACCTGGCGCTGCAGGCGGAGGTCCTCGAGCTGACGGCGAACCCGTCGCGTCCGTCCGTGGGCGCCATCGTGGAAGCGAAGCTGGAGCGTGGCCGCGGTCCCGTGGCCACGGTGCTGGTGCAGGAGGGCACGCTCAAGCTGGGCGACGCCATCGTCACCGGCACGCACTACGGCCGCGTCCGCGCCATGAACAACAGCCGCGGCGAGGCGGTGAAGGAAGTGAAGCCGGGCTACTGCGCGGAGGTCGTCGGCCTGTCCGGCGTGCCCACCGCGGGTGACGCCATCAACGTCGTCTCCGACGAGAAGGCGGCCAAGCAGATCGCCGACCACCGCGGCATGAAGGAGCGGCAGGCGGAGCTCAGCAAGGTCAGCCGCGAGTCCCTGGACCAGCTCTTCGCCAAGACGAAGGCGGGCGGCGGGCCCAAGGAGCTGCGCGTCATCATCAAGGCGGACGTGCAGGGCTCCGCGGAGGCCGTGCGCCAGGCGGTCGAGAAGCTCACCACGCACAAGGTGCGGGTGGTCATCATCGACGCGGGCGTGGGCGCCATCACGGAGACCGACGTCATGCGCGCCGCCGCTTCCAAGGGCGTCGTGCTGGGCTTCAACGTGAAGCCGGAGTCGGGCTCCGAGGCCGCGGCCAAGGCGCAGCAGGTGACGCTGCAGAGCTACTCCATCATCTACGAGCTCATCGACGGGGTTCGCACGGAGATGGAGGGCCTCCTGGAGCCCATCCGCACCGAGCGCAAGCTGGGCCGTGCGGAGGTGCGCAACACCTTCAACGTGCCGAAGCTGGGCACCATCGCCGGCGCGGCCGTCCTGGACGGCGTGATGAAGCGCGGCTCGTTCGTGCGCCTCATGCGCGAGAACAAGCAGCTCTTCTCCGGGAAGATGGCGTCGCTGCGCCGCTTCAAGGACGACGTGAAGGAAGTCGCCCAGGGCTTCGAGTGCGGTATCGGCATCGAGAACTTCAACGACCTCAAGGCCGGCGACATCATCGAGGCCTACGAGATCGAGGAGACCCGGCAGAGCCTCTCGTAG
- a CDS encoding YlxR family protein: MRRATKRSGTHPIETTASGPVRTCVGCGSRKAQAELTRFVVGPQGGVVADRRRRLPGRGAYLCGAGCLTAALKRKALGRAFRGKAGQVDPSALGQAWE, translated from the coding sequence ATGCGCCGCGCAACCAAACGGTCCGGGACACATCCCATTGAAACCACGGCGTCAGGTCCCGTCAGGACCTGCGTCGGGTGTGGTTCTCGCAAGGCACAGGCGGAACTCACCCGGTTCGTGGTAGGTCCCCAGGGCGGCGTGGTGGCGGACAGGCGGCGGAGGCTGCCAGGGCGGGGGGCGTACCTGTGCGGTGCCGGTTGTTTGACGGCAGCGCTCAAGCGTAAGGCGCTGGGCAGGGCCTTCCGGGGCAAGGCGGGGCAGGTCGACCCGTCAGCACTCGGACAGGCTTGGGAGTGA